Proteins from one Sabethes cyaneus chromosome 2, idSabCyanKW18_F2, whole genome shotgun sequence genomic window:
- the LOC128735777 gene encoding uncharacterized protein LOC128735777 — protein sequence MVAAVGAQQSNLVAEHSQEFLNHLDPNDHVNILHNILSEYSYTRDNWTKPEFEQYDQQVVSFLQKYADSTQTNEIQHHDTTGSGISVRILTNYCGPGNWSPDGEVTQNSYFTKIDRCCKAHDECPSAIVQQEDYEDFPGLPYKPQFFSRLRCSCDVQFFSCLRNVATFFSYAVAWIYSKVQNYCFEYEYPIVDCKQSIVDGWFSFPRCADYLVNNTAPKSWQWFNIPFLSAKQICFPNITNLYGELRKRN from the exons ATGGTGGCAGCTGTAGGGGCACAGCAGTCGAATTTAGTTGCTGAGCACAGTCAAGAATTTCTAAATCATTTAGATCCTAACGATCATGTTAATATTCTACACAACATTTTGAGTGAATATTCGTATACACGAGATAACTGGACGAAGCCGGAGTTTGAGCAGTACGATCAGCAAGTGGTTTCCTTCCTGCAAAAGTATGCCGATAGTACACAGACCAACGAGATACAACACCATGACACAACGGGATCAGGAATTAGTGTCAGAATACTTACGAATTATTGTGGCCCAGGAAATTGGTCTCCCGATGGTGAAGTTACACAAAATTCGTACTTTACCAAAATCGATCGATGCTGTAAAGCCCACGACGAGTGTCCATCTGCCATAGTACAACAGGAGGACTATGAGGACTTTCCGGGCCTTCCGTACAAACCGCAATTTTTCAGCAG ATTGCGTTGCAGTTGTGACGTTCAATTTTTCTCTTGCTTGCGTAATGTGGCCACGTTTTTCTCCTACGCGGTGGCTTGGATTTATAGTAAGGTACAGAACTACTGCTTTGAGTACGAATATCCGATTGTGGATTGCAAACAGTCGAT AGTGGACGGTTGGTTTTCATTTCCTCGATGTGCAGATTATTTGGTGAATAACACGGCCCCAAAAAGCTGGCAATGGTTTAACATTCCGTTCTTAAGTGCAAAACAGATTTGCTTTCCAAACATTACAAATTTATATGGAGAACTACGGAAAAGAAACTGA